Proteins from a single region of Acidobacteriota bacterium:
- a CDS encoding VOC family protein — protein MPARWTHITAVVSDLERSIQFYTSFCGLQLLLDRRKQGGSTVWLGYEPAEGEYPTFILVLMQGEVKNLLEHLGFQCESKEQVDEIAETARQQDILVEPPTFTGGAVGYWTVVRDPDGHQVEFTFGQPLKGLG, from the coding sequence ATGCCAGCGCGTTGGACACACATTACGGCGGTTGTCAGTGACCTTGAACGTTCCATTCAATTTTATACATCTTTTTGCGGACTCCAACTCTTGCTTGACCGGCGTAAACAAGGTGGTTCAACGGTGTGGCTCGGTTATGAACCGGCGGAAGGTGAATACCCGACATTCATACTGGTATTGATGCAAGGCGAAGTGAAAAATCTTTTGGAGCATCTCGGTTTTCAATGCGAGTCGAAAGAACAGGTTGATGAGATAGCAGAAACGGCTCGCCAACAAGACATACTGGTTGAGCCGCCGACCTTCACAGGCGGCGCAGTCGGTTATTGGACAGTTGTGCGCGACCCCGACGGGCATCAAGTCGAATTCACCTTCGGGCAACCGCTAAAAGGGTTGGGTTAA
- the bchD gene encoding magnesium chelatase ATPase subunit D yields the protein MQNPDFPFAAIVGNEQAKLALILLAIDRRLKGVLISAPFGSGKSLLARTARMIFADSISQRLPFIEIPNGVTEDRLLGGLDFERTLKTGKKIFSKGLLAQADSGILYADDAAMLEAKVIDKIAAALDTQAVNVERDGLSLATAASFVFIGAYCAQERAVSSLLRERVGLIVETDGGNSFDERLEITKRVLHFEKTAKHFTGEFKDEMRALRRQITQAKKLLPEISLSREGIERLSAAALRLGIAGNQADIFASRAAMAHAALKNRQSVNDEDLIAAIQLVLLPRARRLPDFDERLEQSNSDSENQSIGEQNLNGLEQTLAQNHRDSPSNSQNSAGSNPIENLIIQAMDAFLPKDFLAALSTNQQQPIRRQKATTGKRGEKNNLMRGRSNRAFAKKTPTKKIAVAATIRAAAAWQKRRAEVEKTAANAKIKITAADLRFKRFKQKSGILFIFAVDASGSMALNRLAQAKGAMTHLLQEAYIHRDKVAMLTFRGNQADVVLPPTRSVELAKRAVDAIPTGGSTPLAAALIKAIEVAGQAHSQEISQAVLLLFTDGRANIGLGKRNEKSKNSSALLQEELGQLGLLLKETFITSVVIDTRANYLANNDGRNLAATLAAQYIYLPRAEGRHIYENISSFTNRLRQVETLG from the coding sequence ATGCAAAACCCTGACTTTCCATTTGCGGCAATCGTTGGCAACGAACAAGCAAAGCTTGCATTGATCTTGCTTGCGATTGACCGGCGTTTGAAAGGGGTTTTGATTTCTGCGCCGTTTGGTTCGGGAAAAAGTTTGCTGGCGCGAACTGCGCGAATGATTTTTGCCGATTCAATATCTCAACGCCTGCCGTTTATCGAAATCCCGAATGGCGTCACCGAAGACCGTTTGCTCGGCGGGTTGGATTTTGAGCGCACCCTGAAAACCGGAAAAAAAATATTCTCGAAAGGATTACTTGCGCAGGCTGATAGCGGAATTTTATACGCCGATGATGCGGCGATGCTTGAGGCGAAGGTGATAGATAAAATCGCTGCTGCGCTGGACACGCAGGCGGTGAATGTCGAACGCGATGGCTTGAGTCTGGCTACAGCAGCCAGTTTCGTGTTCATCGGCGCTTACTGCGCTCAAGAACGCGCGGTCAGTTCGTTGCTTCGTGAGCGGGTCGGATTGATTGTTGAAACCGATGGGGGAAATTCATTCGATGAGCGCCTCGAAATCACCAAACGGGTTTTGCATTTTGAAAAAACGGCGAAGCATTTTACCGGAGAATTTAAAGATGAGATGCGCGCTTTGCGAAGGCAAATAACGCAGGCAAAAAAGCTGCTGCCGGAAATTTCACTTTCGCGAGAAGGTATTGAACGTTTGTCTGCGGCTGCTTTGCGTCTTGGAATCGCAGGCAATCAGGCGGATATTTTTGCGTCGCGAGCGGCAATGGCGCACGCCGCACTCAAAAATCGACAATCTGTAAATGATGAAGATTTGATTGCGGCAATTCAACTGGTTCTATTGCCCCGTGCCCGGCGTTTACCGGATTTTGATGAGCGTTTGGAACAGTCAAATTCTGATTCCGAGAATCAATCAATTGGTGAGCAAAACCTGAATGGGCTTGAACAGACTTTAGCGCAAAATCACAGGGACTCGCCTTCAAATTCTCAAAACTCAGCAGGCTCCAACCCGATTGAAAATTTAATCATTCAGGCAATGGATGCCTTTTTGCCAAAAGATTTTTTGGCGGCGCTGTCAACCAATCAACAGCAACCGATTCGCAGACAAAAAGCTACTACGGGAAAACGCGGCGAAAAAAATAATCTGATGCGCGGGCGCAGCAATCGCGCGTTTGCTAAAAAAACACCGACGAAAAAAATTGCGGTTGCCGCGACCATTCGCGCCGCCGCTGCCTGGCAAAAGCGTCGGGCTGAAGTTGAGAAGACAGCAGCGAACGCCAAAATTAAAATCACTGCGGCAGATTTGCGTTTCAAGCGGTTCAAACAAAAATCCGGAATCCTGTTTATTTTCGCGGTTGATGCAAGTGGCAGCATGGCTTTAAATCGCCTGGCACAGGCTAAAGGCGCGATGACCCATTTATTGCAAGAAGCTTATATTCACCGCGACAAGGTTGCGATGCTCACTTTTCGCGGCAATCAGGCTGATGTGGTTTTGCCGCCGACGCGCAGCGTTGAATTAGCCAAGCGGGCTGTTGATGCCATCCCGACAGGTGGTAGCACACCGCTCGCCGCCGCTTTGATTAAAGCGATAGAGGTTGCCGGGCAGGCGCACTCGCAAGAGATTTCGCAGGCTGTTTTGTTGCTGTTTACGGATGGCAGAGCCAATATCGGTTTGGGTAAGAGAAATGAAAAATCAAAAAACAGTTCGGCTTTACTTCAAGAAGAACTTGGTCAACTCGGTCTGCTGTTAAAAGAGACCTTTATCACGTCTGTGGTTATCGACACCCGCGCGAATTATTTAGCAAACAATGACGGGCGAAATTTAGCCGCGACGCTTGCCGCTCAGTACATCTATTTACCACGCGCTGAAGGACGACATATTTATGAGAATATCAGTTCATTTACGAATAGATTACGGCAGGTTGAAACGCTAGGCTGA